In Streptomyces chartreusis, the following proteins share a genomic window:
- a CDS encoding MFS transporter, with the protein MTATLAPPVRIGRAAVGALGLLAVATGALESVVTPTLPLLQRELDMSPSEGALLSIVLLITGALVTPVAGKLGDCYGGKRILIRLMAVVCAGGLVSALAPNLLVLLLGQVLQGAMVGALPLSFILVRKHLPAGESKVAIGVVSGLFVGGGMAGTLSAGPVAEGLSRHWMFALPTIAVIGSTALVNRLMPHDPPGRSDDAGIDWPGLLLLSGTLVTLMLVLALAPDVASQPLVLGALVLLLAAFAGGWIAVERRATSPMVDLSMLARPAVWKSCVLTFVICVGTSVAVYLVPQLFAVPSDEYGFGAGATAIGFFLLPGAVAASLAGPISGIGARRYGSRAVVTAGVVLMVTALIALAAVHTEVWHLVIGKVMIALANGLCVNALVTGTATSVEQGDTGIATSLVLVTRVLGYAVGAQVSGAILTAATPSGSDVPAESAFVTGFAIAAAVTALSLLVTRTMSKGAKE; encoded by the coding sequence ATGACCGCAACTCTCGCTCCACCGGTTCGCATCGGCAGGGCCGCTGTCGGGGCCCTCGGCCTGCTGGCAGTGGCGACCGGGGCCCTGGAGTCGGTGGTGACACCGACGCTCCCGCTCCTGCAACGCGAACTCGACATGAGCCCCTCCGAGGGGGCGTTGCTGAGCATCGTGCTTCTCATCACCGGCGCGCTCGTCACGCCGGTCGCGGGCAAGTTAGGCGACTGCTACGGCGGAAAACGGATCCTGATCCGGCTGATGGCGGTGGTCTGCGCCGGCGGGCTGGTGTCCGCCCTGGCGCCGAACCTGCTGGTACTGCTGCTCGGTCAGGTACTGCAAGGAGCGATGGTGGGCGCGCTGCCCCTGTCGTTCATCCTGGTGCGCAAACACCTCCCCGCCGGGGAGTCGAAGGTGGCCATCGGGGTCGTCAGCGGGTTGTTCGTCGGCGGCGGGATGGCGGGCACGCTGTCGGCCGGGCCCGTCGCCGAAGGGCTGTCCCGGCACTGGATGTTCGCGCTGCCGACGATCGCGGTCATCGGCTCCACCGCGCTGGTGAACCGGCTGATGCCGCATGACCCGCCGGGCCGCTCGGACGACGCCGGGATCGACTGGCCCGGCCTGCTCCTCCTGAGCGGGACGCTGGTCACGCTCATGCTCGTGCTGGCCCTGGCGCCCGACGTCGCCTCGCAACCCCTCGTGCTCGGCGCCCTGGTCCTGCTTCTGGCCGCCTTCGCCGGCGGATGGATAGCCGTCGAACGCCGAGCGACCTCACCCATGGTCGATCTGAGCATGCTGGCACGGCCCGCGGTGTGGAAGTCGTGCGTGCTGACCTTCGTAATCTGCGTCGGAACCTCGGTGGCGGTCTATCTCGTCCCACAGCTGTTCGCGGTGCCCTCCGACGAGTACGGCTTCGGGGCCGGTGCCACCGCGATCGGCTTCTTCCTGCTGCCGGGCGCCGTCGCCGCGTCGCTGGCCGGACCGATCAGCGGGATCGGGGCGCGGCGCTACGGCTCGCGTGCCGTGGTCACCGCCGGGGTCGTCCTCATGGTCACCGCCCTGATCGCCCTGGCAGCCGTGCACACCGAGGTCTGGCACCTCGTCATCGGCAAGGTGATGATCGCCCTCGCCAACGGCCTGTGCGTCAACGCGTTGGTGACCGGCACCGCCACATCCGTCGAACAGGGCGACACGGGCATCGCCACCAGCCTGGTCCTGGTGACTCGCGTCCTCGGCTACGCCGTGGGTGCCCAGGTCAGCGGCGCGATCCTCACCGCCGCCACCCCTTCCGGGTCGGACGTCCCCGCCGAATCGGCCTTCGTCACCGGCTTCGCCATAGCCGCCGCCGTCACGGCGCTGTCCCTCCTCGTCACCCGCACCATGAGCAAAGGAGCCAAGGAATGA